In Spinacia oleracea cultivar Varoflay chromosome 5, BTI_SOV_V1, whole genome shotgun sequence, a single window of DNA contains:
- the LOC130461534 gene encoding protein FAR1-RELATED SEQUENCE 5-like: MENSQIFHDFSVSTSISNDSSSCHLNSSAENQSYEDILNNAVNNSEQNDANEDPESYVVVGQDFEEPVSLEGSVVKDDDEAYELYNSHAFRNGFGTRKGKKEYRSGTRIVRQRFFVCAYEGFKNPDGVVPKSFKKIDRRTGCKASVQFDVDKKTGVYVLSKHSRLHNHSMVPANKRHLIRSHRHISKEQLAFLTTFTCSGTKLADVLRAMRKEVGGEANLGFTVPDAYDAVLAEKKKKLDGCDSNQLIRWFAMRQAKEHDFYYDFQLNEENQLINFFWRDGRMRSDYEAFGDLLIHDTTYRTNKYDMICGPFVGMNLHTQNIMFGVGFILNEKAGTFDWLFNSFLTSMGGKQPVTIMTDQSSAMDKAIREVFPKSRHRLCTWHIGENAVVNIKGVMAKEGFKRRFDYVLKYTDTVAEFEHYWNSLMTDYNCKTHKWIERLYDLKEKWCPAYNKEWFSGGILSSQRSETTNHSISRRLHKTNGLCDFYKCFLDVIDEWRSKENKGDYNSSIGNRYYACADNMLCLHARDVYTIAIYLIFEQRFIKAIGLRCQRISYEFPVSKYIVGHPTKDFIRHVVMFNEQEMVVDCTCKSYGEIGVLCSHILRVFIVHNVEEIPKQYIMKRWTKKAMNMIVEEGEDRDNEVSVVSASVWRMQSIRNCIKVINEAQHCPAARKLIDLSVLDMSCKVKEYIGGVEGDGNVSNKYVREETLLDVIEPSTDTVLPDVVEPIAEKVIPTMIQNPPKRKRKIKNGTEKANERNVRPKGIVEKKRNKLKGWNKRRERHVDNLREETQSTDQCIINLHVGGVLVHPTSSNSQLEAYVPDDYFGVHIQPL; this comes from the exons atGGAAAATTCTCAAATATTCCATGATTTCTCTGTTTCAACATCAATTTCGAATGATTCTTCTTCTTGTCATCTGAATTCTTCAGCTGAAAATCAGAGTTACGAAG ATATATTAAATAATGCAGTTAATAATTCAGAACAAAATGATGCTAATGAGGATCCAGAATCCTATGTGGTTGTTGGCCAAG ATTTTGAAGAACCAGTTTCATTAGAGGGAAGTGTAGTTAAGGATGATGATGAGGCGTATGAGTTATACAACAGTCATGCATTTAGGAATGGTTTTGGTACTAGGAAGGGTAAAAAGGAGTATAGAAGTGGTACTAGAATAGTTCGACAACGGTTTTTTGTTTGTGCATACGAGGGGTTTAAAAATCCAGATGGTGTTGTGCctaaatcctttaaaaaaattgataggagAACTGGATGCAAGGCTTCAGTTCAGTTTGATGTTGATAAGAAAACTGGAGTGTATGTTCTTTCTAAACATTCCCGTCTGCATAACCATTCAATGGTTCCTGCTAATAAGAGACACCTTATTAGGTCACATAGGCACATTTCAAAAGAACAATTGGcttttcttactacttttacttGTAGTGGCACGAAGCTTGCTGATGTTCTTAGAGCTATGAGGAAAGAAGTTGGTGGTGAGGCGAATTTAGGGTTCACTGTTCCTGACGCGTATGATGCTGTTTTGgcagagaagaagaaaaagttGGATGGTTGTGATTCAAATCAGTTGATCAGATGGTTCGCTATGAGGCAAGCTAAAGAACATgatttttattatgattttcaattaaatgaagagaatcagttgatcaattttttttggagaGATGGAAGAATGCGGTCTGATTATGAAGCTTTTGGTGATTTATTGATTCATGATACAACTTATCGTACTAATAAATACGATATGATTTGTGGGCCTTTTGTTGGAATGAATCTTCACACTCAAAATATCATGTTTGGAGTGGGTTTTATATTGAATGAGAAGGCAGGTACTTTTGACtggctttttaattcttttttgaCTTCAATGGGAGGGAAGCAACCTGTGACTATCATGACTGATCAATCTTCTGCCATGGACAAGGCTATAAG GGAAGTGTTTCCAAAATCGAGGCATCGTTTGTGTACATGGCACATTGGGGAAAATGCTGTTGTAAACATCAAAGGTGTTATGGCCAAAGAAGGTTTCAAACGTCGGtttgattatgttttgaaatATACTGACACAGTTGCTGAGTTCGAGCATTATTGGAATAG TCTTATGACTGATTACAATTGCAAGACACACAAATGGATAGAGAGGTTATATGATTTGAAAGAGAAATGGTGTCCTGCATATAACAAAGAGTGGTTTTCTGGGGGTATTTTATCTTCTCAAAGGAGTGAAACGACAAATCATTCTATTTCTAGGAGGTTGCATAAAACGAATGGTTTATGTGATTTTTATAAGTGTTTTTTAGATGTAATTGATGAATGGAGAAGTAAGGAGAACAAGGGAGATTATAATTCTTCTATTGGAAATAGATATTACGCATGTGCGGATAACATGTTATGTTTGCATGCGCGGGATGTGTATACCATTgcaatatatttgatatttgagCAACGATTCATCAAAGCAATTGGTTTGAGGTGTCAACGCATTTCCTATGAGTTTCCAGTTTCTAAGTACATTGTTGGGCATCCTACAAAGGATTTTATTAGACATGTTGTGATGTTTAATGAGCAAGAGATGGTTGTTGATTGTACTTGCAAGTCATATGGAGAGATAGGAGTTCTTTGTTCTCATATTCTTCGAGTTTTCATTGTCCATAATGTTGAAGAGATTCCCAAACAATACATTATGAAGAGATGGACCAAAAAGGCTATGAACATGATTGTTGAAGAAGGAGAAGATAGAGATAATGAAGTAAGTGTTGTTTCTGCTTCAGTTTGGAGGATGCAAAGCATAAGAAATTGCATTAAAGTTATAAATGAAGCTCAACATTGTCCGGCTGCAAGGAAGCTTATTGATTTGAGTGTGTTGGATATGTCATGCAAAGTGAAGGAGTATATTGGTGGTGTTGAAGGGGATGGTAATGTATCAAACAAGTATGTGCGAGAAGAAACTCTACTTGATGTCATTGAGCCTTCAACAGACACAGTTTTGCCGGATGTTGTTGAACCGATTGCTGAAAAAGTCATTCCAACAATGATTCAAAATCCACCAAAGCGAAAGAGGAAGATTAAGAACGGGACTGAAAAGGCTAATGAGAGGAATGTGAGACCTAAAGGAATTGTTGAGAAGAAACGCAATAAACTGAAAGGTTGGAACAAGAGAAGAGAAAGACATGTTGATAATTTGAGGGAGGAAACTCAGTCTACTGATCAG tgtatcataaatttacatgTTGGTGGGGTTTTGGTTCATCCAACATCTTCAAATTCACAATTGGAAGCATATGTTCCAGATGATTATTTTGGAGTACACATACAACCTTTGTAG
- the LOC130461997 gene encoding uncharacterized protein, translating to MFFLLYNVFVFISKEEDPDNVQVPKLVKRKKNVPLKLLSPFLTQYSHLLVGEEQLNQKEKDMRCVLDYAFGKGSPTQVLYTDDWNIVTREEFQTLAPNVWVMNNVIDTFARILNDDPDQSVKSNLKFYFSTIPFNMLCQNEPYGGSQDSQATEGKRLENFILSVRHEYVTAGVKSLKGFHLVKL from the exons atgttctttttacttTATAATGTCTTTGTTTTCATAAGTAAGGAAGAGGATCCAGATAACGTACAAGTACCTAAACTTGttaagagaaagaaaaatgttCCCCTCAAGTTACTGTCACCCTTCTTAACTCAGTATTCACACCTACTGGTTGGGGAAGAACAGTTGAATCAAAAGGAAAAGGACATGCGATGCGTACTGGATTATGCCTTTGGAAAGGGAAGCCCAAC TCAGGTGTTGTACACTGATGATTGGAATATAGTTACCAGAGAAGAGTTTCAAACCCTAg CTCCCAATGTGTGGGTGATGAATAATGTTATTGACACTTTTGCAAGAATACTGAATGATGATCCAGATCAAAGTGTCAAGAGTAACTTGAAGTTCTATTTCTCTACAATCCCTTTC AATATGCTCTGCCAGAATGAACCGTATGGTGGATCACAGGATAGTCAAGCAACCGAAGGCAAACGCttagaaaattttattttaagtgtACGCCATGAGTATGTAACTGCTGGTGTGAAGTCTTTGAAGGGATTCCATctggtaaaattataa